gaaaggagtttttcaaagaaagacctcagtgaagctgcttacatattaagcatcaagatctatagagatagatcaagacgcttgataagctttttcaatgagtacataccttgacaagattttgaagtagttcaaaatggaacagtcaaagaaagagttcttacatgtgttacaaggtgtgaaattgagtaagactcaaagcccgaccacggcagaagatagaaagataatgaaaatcattccctatgcctcagccataggttctataaagtatgccatgctatgtaccagatctattgtatgcCCTACACTGATTTTGTCAAGGGAGtgcaatagtgatctaggagtagatcactggacagcggtcaaaattatccttagtggaataaggatatgtttctcgattatggaggtgacaaaaggttcgtcgtaaagggttacgtcgatacaagttttggcactgatccagatgactctaagtcttcatctggatacatattgaaagtgggagcaattagctaaagtagctccgtgcagagcattgtagacatagaaatttgcaaaatacatacggatctgaatatggcagacccgttgactaagcttctctcacaagcaaaacatgatcacaccttagtattctttgggtgttaatcacatagcgatgtgaactagattattgactctagtaaaccctttgggtgttggtcacatgacgatgtgaactatgggtgttaatcacatggtaatgtaaactattgatgttaaatcacatggcgatgtgatctaaattattgactctattgcaagtgggagactgaaggaaatataccctagaggcaataataaagttattatttatttccttatttcatgataaatgtttattattcatgctagaattgtattaaccggaaacataatacatgtgtgaatacatagacaaacaaagtgtcactagtatgcctctacttgactagctcgttaatcaaagatggttaagtttcctagccattgacatgagttgtcatttgattaacgggatcacatcattaggagaatgatgtgattgacttgacccattccgttagcttagcactcaatcgtttagtatgttgctattgctttcttcatgaaatatacatgttcctatgactatgagattatgcaactcccgtttaccggaggacactttgtgtgctaccaaacgtcacaacgtaactgggtgattataaaggtgctctacaggtgtctccaaaggtacttgttgggttggcgtatttcgagattaggatttgtcactccgattgtcggagaggtatctctgggcccactcggtaatgcacatcactataagccttgcaagcattacaactaatgagttagttgcgggatgatgtattacggaacgagtaaagagacttgccggtaacgagattgaactaggtattgagatacctacgatcgaatctcgggcaagtaacatgccgatgacaaagggaacaacgtatgttgttatgcggtctgaccgataaagatcttcgtagaatatgtaggagccaatatgggcatccaggtcccgctattggttattgacaagagaggtgtctcggtcatgtctacatagttctcgaacccgtagggtccgcacgcttatcgttcgttgatgatatagtactatgagttatgtatgttggtgaccgaatgttgttcggaattttggatgagatcacggatatgacgaggaactccggaatggtccggaagtaaagattgatatgtggatagtagtgtttgatctccggaaaggttccggaatccatcggaaggggttctggatgtttcccaaaatgtttgggcacgagaacactttatctgggccaaaggggaaagcccacgaggtttttggaaagcgcaaaaggaagttttgcggagtccaggggccatacgccagggtccctggcatCTGGGTCTAGACGCTGGGAACCCTGgtgtctggccctggagtccgagaaggactcttgcctttcgggtgaaaccgactttgtggaggcttttactccaagtttggaccccaaggctcaacatataaatagaggggtagggctagcacccaatacagatcaagaaacaccaagccgtgtgccggcaaccccgtctcctctagtttatcctccgtcatagtttccgtagtgcttaggcgaagccctgcgaagattgttattcaccaacaccgtcaccatgccatcgtgctgccggaactcatctactacttcgcccctcttgctggatagagaaggcgaggacgtcaccgagccgaacgtgtgcagaattCAGAGGTGCCCTGCTTTCGATACTtggatcgatcggatcgtgaagacgtacgactacatcaactgcgttgatataacgcttccgcttacggtctacgagggtacgtagacaacactctcccctctcgttgctatgcatcaccatgatcttgcgtgtgcgtaggaaatttttgaaattactacgttccccaacagttacacctttcacacacgagcctacacataaaactgtgtgggatttacgtccgaacggaaacgttttccctggattgactgtgtgggatgtacataagaacggaaatgtattccttggattgactgtgtgtgctatacatacgaacggaaatgtttttctgggattcaccgtgtgggatgtacatacctacagaaatgattttctcggattaccgtgtgggatgtacatacttacggaaatgatttctgggattcaccgtgtgggatgtacatacctacggaaatgatttctaggattcactgtgtgggatgtacatacctacggaaatgattaggtttcgatgcctcgcccgatcgcacacggccccagcctgggtcccaggagggcctatccttgccgatttctgggtcgtgtgggaaggacaccctatcgcacacactcacttggcgacggttccaaatgccgtcgcgcaaaggggtaaaaaaccgtttgtttaggaccgacgcgcaccagtgctattttatattatttttgggactaacctattaactgcaggcccagtgccagttgctattttttgcctatttcagtgtttcgcggaaaaggaatatcaaacggaatccaaccggaacgaaaccttcgcgacgatcttttttggaacaaacgcgatctaggagacttggagtggacgtcaaggaatcaacaaggcagccacgaggtaggagggcgcgcccaggggggtaggcgcgccccccaccctcgtgggcccctcgtggctccaccgacctacttctttcgcctatatatactctcataccctgaaaacatccaggggagccaagaaaccacttttccaccgccgcaaccttctgtacccgtgagatcccatcttggggccttttccggcgatctaccgaagggggattcgatcacggagggcttctacatcaacaccatagcctctgcgatgatgtgtgagtagtttacctcagaccttcgggtccatagttattagctagatggcttcttatttctctctggatctcaatacaaagttctcctcgatctattctatgtaattcttttgcggtgtgtctgtcgagatccgatgaattgtgggtttatgatcaagattatctatgaacaatatttgattcttctctgaattcttatatgcatgatttgatatctttgcaagtctcttcgaattatcggtttagtttggcctactagattgatctttcttgcaatgggagaagtgcttagctttgggttcaatcttgcggtgctcgatcccagtgacagaaagtgaaccgacacgtattgtattgtttccatagaggataaaaagatggggtttatatcatattgcttgagtttatccctctacatcatgtcatcttgcctaatgggttacgttgttcttatgaacttaatactctagatgcatgctggatagcggtcgatgtgtggagtaatagtagtagatgcagaatcgtttcagtctacttgacacggacgtgatgcatatgttcatgatcatgcctagattttctcataactatgcgcttttctatcaattgctcgacagtaatttgttaaCCCACCGTaaaatttgctatcttgagagaagccactagtgaaacctatggccccgggtctattttacatcatataagtttccgatctacaattctagtttactatctattttattttgcaatctttattttccaatctacacaacaaaaataccaaaaatagtatcttattatctttatcagatctcacttttgcaagtggccgtgaagggattgacaacccctttattgtgttggttgcaaggttcttatttgtttgtgcatgTACTAGGTGATTTgcgcgtagtctcctactggattgataccttggttctcaaaaactaagggaaatacttacgctactttgctgcatcaccctttcctcttcaagggaaaccaacgcatgctcaagaggtagcaggtacaccttctatcacagatccgaaggcaagatattcgttgctaagaatggatcctttctagagaaggagtttctctcgaaagaagtgagtgggaggaaagtagaacttcatgaggtaactgtacctgctcccttattggaaagtagttcatcacagaaatcagttcctgtgattcctacacaaattagtgaggaagctaatgataatgatcatgaaacttctgatcaagttactaccgaacctcgtacgtaaaccagagtacgttccgcaccagagtggtacggtaatccggttctggaagtcatgttactagaccatgataaacctacgaactatgaggaagcgatgatgagcccagattccgcaaaatggcttgaggccatgaaatctgagatgggatccatgtataagaacaaagtgtggactttggtggacttgcccgatgatcggcaagccattgagaataaatggatcttcaagaggaataCGGACGCTGATAGaggtgttactatctacaaagctcgaattgtcgctaaaggttttcgacaagttcaaggtgttgactacaatgagattttctcactcgtatcgatgcttaagtctatctgaatcatgttagcaattgccgcattttatgaaatctggcaaatggataaacaaaactgcattccttaatggatttattaaagaaaagttgtatgtgatgcaaaaccagaaggttttgtcaatcctaaaggtgctaacaaaatatgcaagctccagcgatccatctatggactggtgcaagcatctcggagttggaatatacgctttgataaattgatcaaagcatatagttttatacagacttgcggtgaagcctgtatttacaagaaagtaagtgggagtactacagcctttctgataagtatatgtaaatgacatattgtcgatcggaaatgatgtagaattttctggaaagcataaaggagtgtttgaaaggagtttttcagagaaagacctcggtgaagctgcttacatattgagcatcaagatctatagagatagatcaagacgcttgataagttttttcaatgagtacaaaccttgacaagtttttgaagtagttcaaaatggaacagtcaaagaaagagttcttgcctgtgttgcaaggtgtgaagttgagtaagactcaaagcccgaccacggcagaaaatagaaagagaatgaaaaatcattccctatgccttagtcataggttctatgaagtatgctatgctgtgtaccagacctattgtgtacctcaccatgagtttggcaagagggtacaatagtgatccaggagtggatcactggacagcggtcaaaattaaccttagtagaataaggatatgtttctcggttttggaggtgacaaaaagtttgtcgtaaagggttacgtcgatacaagttttgacaccgatccggataactctaagtctcaatctgaatacatattgaaagtgggagcaattagctagagtagctccgtgcagagcattgtagacatagaaatttgcaaaatacatacggatctgaatgtggcagacccgttaactaaacttctctcacaagcaaaacatgatcacaccttagtactctttgggtcttaatcacatggcgatgtgaactagattattgactctagtaaaccctttgggtattggtcacctggcgatgtgaactatagagtgttaaatcgcatgacgatgtgaactattggtgttaaatcacacggcgatgtgaactagattattgactatagtgcaagtgggagactgaaggaaatatgccctagaggcaataataaagttgttatttatatttccttatatcatgataattttttattattcatgctagaattgtattaaccggaaacttagtacatgtgtgaatacatagacaaacagagtgtccctagtatgcctctacttgactagcttgttaatcaaagatggttaagtttcctagccatagacatgtgttgtcatttgatcaccgggatcacatcattagagaattttgtgatggacaagacccattcgttagcctagcactatgatcgtttagtttattgctattgctttcttcatgacttatacatgttcctctgactatgagattatgcaactcccgaataccggaggaacaccttgtgtgctatcaaacgtcacaacgtaactgcgtgattataaagatgctctgcaggtgtctccgatggtgtttgttgagttggcatagatcgagattagcatttgtcactccgattgtcggagaggtatctctaggccctctcagtaatgcacatcactataagccttgcaagcaatgtgactaatgagttagttacgggatgatgcattacggaacgagtaaagagacttgtcggtaacgagattgaactaggtattgagataccgacgatcgaatctcgggcaagtaacataccgatgacaaagggaacaacgtatgttgttatgcggtttgaccgctaaagatcttcgtagaatatgtgggagccaatatgagcatccaggttccgctattggttattgatcggagatgagtctcggtcatgtctacatagttctcgaacccgtagggtctgcacgcttaacgttcgatgacgatcggtattatgagtttatgcgttttgatgtactgaaggtagttcggagtcccggatgtgaccacggacatgacgaggagtctcgaaatggtcgagacataaagattgatatattggaccatgttattcggacaccggaagtgttccgggaggTTTCAGATAAAACGGAattgccggagggttaccggacccccccccccgggaagttatgggcccttagtgggctttaggggagagagagggcagcagccaggaggtggcgcccccccccccaagggagtccgaattggactaggggaggggggcgcagcccctctttccctctccctccccctctccttccttctcctcctagttggactaggaaaggaggaatcctactcctactaggaggaggattcctcccccttggcgcgcccatgatggtcggccggcctccccctccctcctttatatacgtggggaggggggcaccctagaacacatcaaagttgatcttagccatgtgcggtgcccccctccacagatttctacctcggtcatatcgttgtagtgcttaggcgaagccttgcgtcggtaacttcatcaacaccgtcaccacaccgtcgtgctgacgaaactctccctcggcctcagctggatcaagagtacaagggacgtcaccgagctgaacgtgtgcagatcgcagaggtgtcgtgcattcagtacttgatcggttgggtcgtgaagacgttcgactacatcaaccgcgtcacttaacgcttccgctttcggtctacgagggtacgtggacacactctcccgctcgttgctatgcatcacatagatagatcttgcgtgatcgtaggtaaaaaatttgaaatactgcgttccccaacagctacTCCGTTTCTTTGCCTCTAGCAGATCCTGTATATCCCGTCGAAAAAATCGGTTTACAGGATATCGCAAGATATTTTTTCATAGTTTTACAGTATAATTTTTGTTTTGCTAGAACAGATCCTGTATAAATCCATGCAAAATACACAACACACCCTAACCATGAATATAAATTACAATTGGGTCCTCAAAACACCAATGTCCAACAACTCCTCTCAATCGCTGGCCGGCTAGCCGTCCTATATATATACTAgtaaaatgcccgtgcgttgctacgggctacAACATATataaataaatcaaaaaaatgaTTAAGGTCATTTTCAAGGTCGAAGCTCATTTCTCCCTCATATGTCTGATCATGTTCGGACATAAACTGGACGTCCAACGGCCTTCCCAAAATCCCACTATCTTATAGTCTGGGCTCCCCCAAATCTTAACCCATATTTGGGGTAAGAATGTGGTAGCCTGGACTATCCACCATGTTatctttctttttttttgcgggataaTGTGGGTTTTATTCCTCAGAAACAGAATTACAGTCTGCTAGTACATCATGAGTAACGATGTCTGGCACACGGCGCAACCAACAAGCGgtgctaccaccagatcttcctATACTAGCTAAACTATGAGCAACTCTATTTTGATGATGCTCAATTTTCAACAGAATAAACCCACGCGAGTCCAGAGTTTTCTTGATCTCCAACATGAGATGACCGTATGCAGAACGGTCCAACGAGTCATCAGTCAATGCAGCAACAACGGTCGCGTTATCGGATTGGATCACAATTGGCAATTCTGACCGCTGTATACTCATTGACAATCCTTCAAGAATAGCGCTAATCTCTGCTTCAAGGGCATCTTTGCAGTTGAACAGGTACCGATAAGCCGAGAAGATAACCTCCCCCTCGGAATCCCTAAGCACCATGCCGGACCCAGCTAGTCCTGTCTCCTTCACAAATGATCCATCCGTAGATAGTGCGACCCATCCCAGGGGAGGTTTTGGCCAGGGTGCACGTTTAGCACTAATAGGAGCCGGGATGGCCACCTGTTCATCCACGGTCATTTTTCCTTTAATGATATCCTCAATGATGTGTTTCTGGGCCTGATTGAAAGAAGATAAATAGCTGCATAAAAAGTCTTTTGTGATGTCAAGCGGTGGAGTGGCTTTATGGTGCAACTGGTCATTCCGTACAGACCATATATGCCAAAGCAACATGATAATCATTGCATGTATCTTCTCTGTCCTATCCGCAAGCAGTGACATTAACCATTCCGGCCCCGTGTAGATTAACTCATCATTAGTCGGGAGTGGCCAAACCTGCCTCATTGTATTCCATATCGCGACAGAGCTTGgacatgttattaatgcatgaaaTGAGTCATCCTTTGAATCTCCGCACAGCCGACAAACTTCAGATTCGCTAATGTGACGCTTTACTTTGCATGCTGTAGTAGCTAACACGCCAACCGAGACCTTCCATGCAAATGATCGCATTTTATGTGGTACTCGGGCCTTCCACACCCAGTTCCAACAGGCGCGATCCCCCTCGGGTCTTGAGTTGCTAGCACCTGGGTTGTGACGTCGTATGTGCTCCTGCATCGCCCTATGGTAGGCCGATTTGACTGAGAATTGCCCAAACTTGCCCGGAAACCATGCAAGAAAATCACCATCCTGGCTCGGTGATGTTCGAATGCTCCGGATCACTTGCACGTCTACCGGCCAAAAATGTTCATTTAGAAGATCAATATTCCAATTACCTCtatgatcaagaaactcagaaactCTGTTCAGTCGACATCTTCTTTTTGGGGTAATTGGTTTTAGCACAGGCCCTCTTGGGATCCATGGATCTCGCCAAGTTCTGATACTATTGTCGTTACCCACTCTCCAGATCATGCCTTTTTTCACCAGCTCTAGCCCATGTTCTATACCTCTCCAGACAGTAGAAGCATTGCCGGTAAATACAGTGTCCACCAAGCTGCCAGAAGGGTAATATTTGGCACACAATAGTCTCGCGACTAAACTTTCAGGGTGTTCAATTAATCTCCATGCCTGCTTGGCTAGGAGAGCTTGGTTAAAAGCTCTCATGTCCCTGAATCCCATTCCACCCGTAGCTTTGGGTAGTATCATTTTATCCCAAGCAAGCCATGCCATTTTCCTCTTCCCATTCTCCACACCCCACCAGTATTGCCTTATCATGCGGGTCAAGTCATCACAAACTGACATGGGCAATTTAAAAACACTCATAACATATGTAGGTATTGCTTGTGCAACCGCCTTAATAAGAACTTCTTTACTTGCCATGGACATATACCTCTCGCTCCAATCCACTAGCCTCTTGCTCAACTTGGCTTGAAGTGGTTCTAATTTACCTTTGTTCATTCTCCCCTCTGGGACCGGAAGACCCAGGTATTTTGGTTCAAATACTTCCTGAGCAACTCCCAATATATTTTTAACTTCATTTGAGGTCGTCACTGGGCAATTGTCTGCAAACAAGATGGAACACTTCGCCGGGTTAATGAGTTGTCCCGTAGCCTCCGCATATGTGTTCAACACCCCCTTGACAATTGTCGCTTGTTCAGAACTCGCACGAAAGAAGAGCAATGTATCATCCGCAAACAAAAGATGAGAAATTTCCGGAGCTCTTCTACAAATTTTTAATGCTTCTAGGCCATCATCTCGTATTGCTTTATGTAACAAGGCGGACAAAGCATCAGCCACAAAAAGAAATAAGAAAGGTGATAAAGGATCACCTTGTCGAAGTCCCCTTGTCGGTGTAAACTGGGCCAACAACTTCCCATTAAACTTGACTGAATACTTCACTGATTTAACACATTCCATGATCCGGCTCACCCATGTACCTGAGAAGCCCCACTTCAGAAGTGCCTTCTCCAAGAAATCCCAATCGACGCGATCGTAAGCCTTCGAAAGATCCAACTTGTACGCACAATAACTCTGACTTTGAAGAGCTGATTGGATATGATGTATACACTCAAAGGCAATAACTGTATTATCAGTGATAAGTCTCCCTGGTATGAATGCACTTTGCTTCTTCGAA
The sequence above is a segment of the Aegilops tauschii subsp. strangulata cultivar AL8/78 chromosome 6, Aet v6.0, whole genome shotgun sequence genome. Coding sequences within it:
- the LOC141026119 gene encoding uncharacterized protein encodes the protein MTVDEQVAIPAPISAKRAPWPKPPLGWVALSTDGSFVKETGLAGSGMVLRDSEGEVIFSAYRYLFNCKDALEAEISAILEGLSMSIQRSELPIVIQSDNATVVAALTDDSLDRSAYGHLMLEIKKTLDSRGFILLKIEHHQNRVAHSLASIGRSGGSTACWLRRVPDIVTHDVLADCNSVSEE